The genomic region GTCTCGCACGATGGCAATCTTACAGGTATAAAGATACTTCAGAATTTTTAGTATAACTCTACCTTAGAGTTCCCTAAATcatatctatatattttgaaataagtGGATTAGATTTTACCTTGTCATCAATAATTTAGATAGATATCACCACACTATATACCTTTAGTGCgatggttactccacaagtGTTTGTGATGTGTGAAAGAAAATGGCCaaagttcaagtctctaggagggaacTTTATGCACATATGCACTTAAagcacatatacacttagattagattagagtagaatttttatcttttatatatatatatatatatatatatatatatatatatatatatatgtaagtgcacaattgcacctggacccaaaaacagttatgggctcaggcccaatgagccttaaacaatacgaatttgtagagtgtgggctttaaacctaggttagaagtgtgtggggattaaatgacaaactcaAGATTGCCAGTacctggaaacaacaaggaataatgtaaataggcctcctcggatgtaagccgagagttgttcttatattatatctctctctttgtcttttttctttttaggttacaaaaagttccgtcccctttctgttctaggtttttttcttaaatactcctctttttaatactttatacacgtgttgccccaactcctcccttagcctagatatttcttttcttagtgcctttgaacagtaactagaagtttcccttccactgttcaagtgtcacttccccattaatgcggccagggtggtaggtgcagggtctttaatgtggaggtagcagcctttacctttgacattTTTTCCACATCAGTGCTtttaggacattcaagggttcacctcctttaaccattggtcttgaccgtgtcattccctatcctttaccatgaagtcccgggttctctagTGTCAGTAcgaggggaaaaacatcctcggctggatcttcGGATCCTCGGcttatgggccgacccataatACTAACaggccctaaacccaagagcaggtcggccttccttagcatgacccATCGGCCTATATTCCCATCAAGGTatctttactccccacaatagcccctcaaaactctaattttcgacgtccgaggagaaaaatagggttttgatctaacGAGGATCCACTCTCACCACTTTATatgtgatggcacgtgtggaaatcgtttcgcgtcccagaagatgccacttggcggttttattttcaaaaacgcgcgcatttattactgcaagttactctttgtctcccatgttcaacggtgagatgggcatccaacggtcctcgttactccacgaaattttaggcgggacaaatataatttcgagacCGCcctttcgcacgtcgtgacgcttcgggaacctgcgccttcatttaattcatcagggatcaatcccatcaaaacacctacaatcattctttaccagcagaaaaccgtggaaacccgtaccttcaactttgtaagttcttgctctctctgttcttaaccttttctcctcggatacagtcttcggctgtcttcgtaaacattttttcctttaaagtttagcctttcattcttttctaatgggtaggtttaagtgtctagttgataccgccgctgggatggagggttttagggctaaataccgtattcccagcgatgtaggactaaaatattgcccggcagaagccgtggccggttctaggaaagaggaagaggttatcatccctatgatagcctttatagagggtgggatgacccttccaatgaaacccgtaatgagggaataccttcgcaaccaccggttgtgtcccgatcaatgcctcccaaacgtttttagagttctaggtagtgtagatgctctcaacgagcagatgggtttaaacctcacatggcacgatgtcgtgttcctatatgagtcccataaactttctaaggtaggttattatattaaatctcggtccagcaccgttaggctaatctcctgtctgcccaaatcaaacaaaggcatgaaggacgactacttgatcgtgtctgggaactggcacgacggcctccactgcccagttgagtgggggaatccaggtgcgacgccgtaggattaatctccccacaacacaacttctcctaacacacacagaaatgcgtattcgtaattacttaaatttgttaaatatttgtgtgaaccTGACcagatttgtttgttttgatgtcttttttgcagataagcagcacgtgcgtcctcgtctgagtcactgtaacattgccgatctaaaccgaatacttcgctccgaagtgttcgttagtgaagacttacaactccgggctgctcacctcattctagggtacagtcccctttcctcggacttccaggagatagagaacgccataattgcaggcgaccgaagacgaaggaggataaacgtagctcggccccactttctggacgaccgcgacctcccggacgctcccaacaccgttttgtacaaccagccTATAGCAGCAATCCCCCTTGCTGTGCATTCACGAACAACTgtcattccagaagagcaggtgtcttcttcacacacacttgacgacgagatagatcagttccatctcgaagacaccgagagacctcgcgggaaccagttcgtggtactttccgacgaggaggaagaagccaccgaggcctctggaattgcagggtttgtagttgcccttcccgaggacgaatttgaagaagacatgggaagaatggagggtctcctcaccaatagggctgctaaggttgcagagaaaaagaaaacggggacgtcccaagttcccccagctttacctcctcctcctcctccagctgagccaaaactgccagccgaggatcccaagaagaagaggaagggggataatgaggggacgattaataaagaccccaagaaaccacgccaacaactcccaccggcccagcagcagaagctggacaagggcaagggtagagcccgttcggttgaaatcggggaattcaaggacgaggctgaagtgcgcccggcaccgaccacctggtcccctgatctaaggctggacggcgcacccatctcctgccagtccagtataagggcggttcaacaaggccacgcccaccacctggccgaggtcttggaacgccctcttctgctgcccaaggacatggagaccttggaaaagatgggccagccacaactattcctctcactaaaaagagacttagcgctggtaagtttttctccttttttaggaagattccacttttaataatatttataggtaagtttgttttttattattcctaactccatcatacgttgttacaggctattcaggaggtctttgtagctgaaaagtttattgaagacactcggaaagtagccagaactgagctcgaaattaggttggagactgagaagtccttgggtacagcccttgctgagaacgagaagctgacctcggaggtgtcagatctgaggagagagaaaaatggggtcgagtcaaacttgaagactatgaagacccagatagaaggacagcgcaagctccttcatcaAAGAGacgaagagctctcccaagctcaaagggagtgctcggatctgaagaagcaactggcgttgatgaaggaagaagccagctccttccaactctctcttcaagctgccaagcaggcaagttttgatgaaggggtagcaaccaccgaggagcagctgacagaggagttcgcagCTTTATGCcacgaatactgtcaaaaagtatggggggaagctttaaacgcagcaggagttccccaatcttcggatttgaggaagtccgagaacgtttggcttcccctagaaatacaggagattgaagaggctcctgctgctactcctacccctgagacaactcttcctgccctacctccggtggtcccacagcaaattcctgatcctacagaaccttctggttccaacaaagagaaggaaggaggaggggatgcagagaaggacttaaGCCAAACAGTTGAACCCAACGTCCctccaacgaagacagcagataagggaaagcagatcttgactccctttgagttggagttgagaaagaccgagggcactagtacctctcagcaagagcctcctccaaaagcttaggacttagcttagggcttctctttttccatttttgaattatctatgtaatgcatatttaactgattaatgaagaacaatttcatttgcttttcacttgggttgtatctgttatactttactttacttttttttgtatttgttataaatattgCCATTAGCACATAACCAAAATTTCTCAGAGTAAATAAATCTAACttcaaggattgcacaatcataactttcacataatcttaTGCACatcattaaagatttaataaaaggtgacatggttaatatatttaaacaatgccttgattaaaaagaaaagaggacttcatataatgattaaacccttataatgcacaacactgtttctagtaggatgtaagatccgaggaccattccttacacgaaattgcttaacacttgaagatatgaaacttaaggtccgagtttaataaacagtaacgcattaacatccagacataataaggagataaccttGATCAAAAttgtggtccgaagataagacttGACCAATTttacgtttgattcttaaaaattataacttcaaatgttaattttcccaaagtaggaggtccgaagacccggcataactaaggttctgtttaacaagtgacaagacatcaatttccacaaggtttatggtccgaggactgtacttaaccaagtttctgtttgattcttaaaaaatgataacttcaaatgttaattttcccaaagtaggaggtccgaagacccggcataactaaggttctgtttaacaaatgacaagacatcaatttccacaaggtttatggtcagAGGACTGTACTTAaacaagtttctgtttgattcttaaaaaatgataacttcaaatgttaattttcccaaagtaggaggtccgaagacccggcataactaaggttctgtttaacaaatgacaagacatcaatttccacaaggtttatggtccgaggactgtacttaaccaagtttctgtttgattcttaaaaaatgataacttcaaatgttaattttcccaaagtaggaggtccgaagacccggcataactaaggttctgtttaacaaatgacaagacatcaatttccacaaggtttatggtccgaggactgtacttaaccaagtttctgtttgattcttaaaaaatgataacttcaaatgttaattttcccaaagtaggaggtccgaagacccggcataactaaggttctgtttaacaagtgacaagacatcaatttccacaaggtttatggtccgaggactgtacttaaccaagtttctgtttgattcttaaaaaatgataacttcaaatgttaattttcccaaagtaggaggttcgaagacccggcataactaaggttctgtttaacaaatgacaagacatcaatttccacaaggtttatggtccgaggactgtacttaaccaagtttctgtttgattcttaaaaaatgataacttcaaaaatcagagctactcataactttgaaatatgaATTGAACAAAGctcattttcattaataataataccttctaagattatttacattccatggacgtggtacaattcgttcgtctaggtcaactagcctatacgaccctatgcctgctattgaaacaatgcgataggggccttcccagttaggtcctagcttaccccaagctgggttcttagaagcgcctacaactttccttaatacaagatcaccaggcgcaagtggccttagcttcacgtgggcatcatatccttgttttagcttctgctgataataagccatttggaccatggctgcctcacgccgttcctcaagtaaatcaagatctctttctagaagttccttgttattctctgggctaaaagaacttgtctttagagtaggaaaaccagattccaatggtattaccgcctcggctccataagtcatagagaatggcgtttctccagtggacctgcgcggagtggtccgatacgtccacaggacatgagggagctcttctacccatctgcctttcgcatcatccaacctcttcttgagcccgttgactatgaccttgttaacggcctcggcctgcccattccctcgaggataagctggggtagaatatctatttgtgatacccatgtcaccacaatattgccgaaaggcgttgctgtcaaattgaacgccattgtctgagacaagtgtatgcggtataccaaatctagtaacaatatttttccatataaatttcttagaatcaacatctcggatattggctaagggctcagcttcaacccatttagtgaagtagtctgttcccacgagcagccatcttttgttgccagcagctctcggaaatggccctacaatgtccaggccccattgtgcaaaaggccaagggctggaaagagggttaagaacccctccaggttggtggatattaggggcgaatctctgacattgatcacattttctggcatagtcctgagcctccctccgcatattgggccaccaataaccctgagttagggctctatgggctaaggacatTCCCCCagtatgactcccacaaattccctcatgcaattcctccagtaatgattctgttgattcagggtgtacacacaacaaatacggtcctgaaaaggatcgtttgtatagcttctggtcctcggacaaccagaaacgcggcgcctttcgacgtaccttttctgcttcaaccttgtcttcgggaaggatgtcatttttaagaaaagatatgattgaatccatccaacaaggaccaggccttattagatggattcgaggtgcgttagcagttacaagagaaggttctaccagatcctcaacgagaataacccttggtagaccttgagccgaggatgttgccaacgtagccaaagaatctgcatgagtgtttgcACTCCTAGAGatatgagctaaggcaaaggagtcgaattcagcttgctgacgcttgacctgggccaaatactcctgcattctggggtctctagcctctatggtccccatgacttggccgaccactaactgagagtccgagaacacatggatttccttgccgcccatcttatgtaccatttgcatgcctaccaagactgcttcatactcggcctcattattagtagccgagaaggccaatctcaaagatttttcaaagacgattccttcaggggacattagaacaagtccaacaccagaccctttttgattagcagccccatctacataaactctccaagccGAGGGAGATGTGGCTGttatcacaccaactgatttttcacccatgtgtgcttcttttgaagtttcttctaacaatggttcagtaaactctgccaccaaatcagcgaggacctgtccctttactgaagtgcgaggcttgtatttaacatcaaaggctcccaaaatagttccccattttgccaccctgccagaataatcaacactacgcaacacagccttgagaggcaactgggtcaaaacaaccacagtatgagattggaaataatgaggaagtttgcgcgtggcgtggactacagccagaagcgctttttccaagggcagatagcgcacctcggcctcattcaaagatttactaacgtagtagatcggtctctgcactccattttcattccttataaggactaggctcaccgcgtgaatagccacggccagataagcgaataaaacctcgtccacctcagggcgagataaaatgggtggccgagaaagatattgcttaagctgttggaaggctaattcgcagtcctcggtccattgaaaccctttccacttgttcaacaactgaaagaaaggacggcaccagtcagctgaccgagaaataaatctatttaacgcagcaatcattccggtcaatttctgaatctcttttgggttccgaggcggctgcaaattctgaatagccttaacctgtactgggtttacctctatgcccctatgagtgatcatatatcccaagaactttccagatcccacgccaaaagaacacttggaagcgttaaggcgcaacttatacttccttagcatctggaaggtgtcggccaaatctgtcatgtgcgaaggtactgtcttactcttcaccaccatatcatccacgtatacttctatggttttcctcaattgctgttcaaacattcgggtcatcattctttggtaagtagccccagcattttttaacccaaatggcatgaccttataatgatagttcccagttggagtaatgaaagcagtcttctcctgatcttctaacgccaagggaatttggtggtaaccctggaaggcgtccaaaaaactcatccgaggatgtccaacagtagcatctaccaactgatcaatccgtggcattgggaacgaatcttcaggacaggccttgttcagatctgtaaagtccacacatactcgccacttgccgttctttttcttaacaacaacagtatgagccaaccattcagggtagaaaacttctttgatagcccccgccctttttaatttaagaacctcttccttcacagcctcagaatgttctcgggaagatcgccgaggtggctgcctcctcggaacaatggcaggattgacgttcaaacgatgacaaatgaagttcggatctacgcctggagcctcataggggtcccacgcaaagacatctaaattatccttcagaaatttcaacaactccatcttctcttggtgtggcaaacgtatgccaacttggaagaacctctctggatcatccgTTATTACAaatttctctaactcctcacaaacagcctcatcttcggtcatcgctccaggtgcctctggagctgttaattgctatgacttctggatgggcaaggttgatgactcaatttctgactgacgaagcaccgcagccgatatgcattgcctagccactacctggctgccgaggatttcctcaacatgctcccccgaggggaatttcaccttaacatgtaaggtagaagagacagctcccaaagcgtgcagccatggcctggcgaggatggctgtatatggagagtacgcgtcaaccacaatgaaatctacctcaaccgtttctgtgccggattgaacgggtaaacggatctgtcccttcggcacaacggcccttccttcgaagcttataagtggggaatcgtaaggagttagatcttccaactcTAACctcagccctttaaatagatcagggtacatgatatctgcaccgctgccctgatctatcatcacccttctcacatcataattccctatcctgagggtaaccacaagagcatcgtcatggggctggatagtccctactttatcctcctcggaaaaacccaagacaggtaaagtgctctttaatctcttcggcctgctacccacatcctcggcctgcggatgggaaaccgccataaccctagtgggacctgagccggtcctaccaggtgcagcgaagataacattaattgttcccaatgctggccgagatgaactgttcctctggttgtttgaaccaacttgactgacttGCCCAGTGGgatgacacaagtgctgctttaactttccctcaccgacgagctgctctagatggttccacagggtccgacagttctcagtagtgtggcccacatcctgatggtactgacagaaaaggttttgatttcttctcgcagggtcccctgccatcttgccgggccatctgaagaagggctctttacgaactttttctaataactgatgcactggttctcggaacacagtatttacagcctgaggtgctgccgagccggattgtccgaagtaatccctcctcgacTTATTGTtatgatatctgtccgacctgaaatcccttctctcctgcgggataaccttctcctttcctttcccctgctgctggtcttcctctacccttttatattcatcaatacgatccataagacggcgtacgctgcggacgggctttttcgtcaaagactttcttaggtcatGATCTGTAggaagacccaccttaaaggtattaagcgccacctcatcaaagtctccgtctatttcattaaacatctcccagtatcggtcagagtatgctttcagtgtctccccttccttcatgaccatggatagcaacgagtccaatggccgagggactctgctacacgtaatgaaccgcgaagcaaatgccctagttagctccccaaagGAGCCTACAGATCCTGATTTGAggccgttaaaccatctcatagccacaggtcccaagctggaggggaaaactttacacatcagagtctcgttgtgagagtgcactgccatcctttggttgaagtgactcacgtgctccaccggatcagtccggccattatagatggtaaaggtgggctgggtgaacctcctgggaagcctccccctctcaatcctccgtaaaaacggagatttagagagttggtgcaacgccctactcatagtatcgttgcctaagcccctagaacgaagcttcttacgtctgcgggttggctggtcgttctcctcaccagaggatgttgcgctggtgggggaacatgaccttgaactgtacccaagtcccctatccttctctgaggaagaactaaacgaggacggggaaaccttacgtttagcacggcgtaacttcctcttcaaacgattgatttccttctgcatggatttagaaccctcatcgtgggcagtgctaccccctccatgagtatggctagcccctgggtattctgtatggacgcttccctcacgatccctacgatgttcaagacgttcgaaatgatcttccggttgtgatccttgtgactctgcatggtgagagcctaagcctgccataatatccctacctcttctagactagattcccacagacggcgccaattgtaagtgcacaattgcacctggacccaagaacagttatgggctcaggcccaatgagccttaaacaatacgaatttgtagagtgtgggctttaaacctaggttagaagtgtgtggggattaaatgacaaactcaAGATTGCCAGTacctggaaacaacaaggaataatgtaaataggcctcctcggatgtaagccgagagttgttcttatattatatctctctctttgtcttttttctttttaggttacaaaaagttccgtcccctttctgttctaggtttttttcttaaatactcctctttttaatactttatacacgtgttgccccaactcctcccttagcctagatatttcttttcttagtgcctttgaacagtaactagaagtttcccttccactgttcaagtgtcacttccccattaatgcggccagggtggtaggtgcagggtctttaatgtggaggtagcagcctttacctttgacatttttcccacatcagtgcttctaggacattcaagggttcacctcctttaaccattggtcttgaccgtgtcattccctatcctttaccatgaagtcccgggttctctggtgtcagtactaggggaaaaacatcctcggctggatcttcGGATCCTCGGcttatgggccgacccataatACTAACaggccctaaacccaagagcaggtcggccttccttagcatgacccatcggcccatattcccatcaaggtatctttactccccacaatatatatataaaagatacaATTTACATTTAAATATTGATTGCATGGCAAAAATCAATCCActcatttcaaaataaaatgaataggCTTTTAAGTAGTTCTTCTAAAATCATATGgattcttcaatttttatacGCCAACTAGTTGTAGATCCACATTGtgtaagaaaatatataattagttTGAGATGTGGTATAATGAATAATTtactctttaaattttattgtagataatttgttctccctaaaaattaagTAGTTTCTAAAAGTaatctctttattttaaaaatatataattttattgttattgattttttttttatattattcatttttgaaGTGGTTCATattcttctaagttctaactatTGTTATTATGCATAATGAATTGAAATGGATCAACTGAAGTAGACCGAATGGATCAAAGTGGATCGAAATGGTTGGACATAGACTGAATTGATCAAAGTGGAGCGAAATAGTTGGACTAAAATAGactgaattggaccaaaatggatTGGATGAActgaattggaccaaatagATTGAAATGGACTAAATTGAACCGAATGGACCAAAATAGGCTAAAGTGAACCAAATGGGCCAAAATGTTATACTAAGATGGCTCAACAGGAGAAGTAACAATAAATGTTGTGCTACACCTTGTAgatattttatgaataaatcaaactaattcCTCTTCTTTTCAAGCCTACATTTTCTATCAAACTCGACCTCATTCAAAAGTGAATGAACTTTTTAGTGGATCTCATAGAAAACATGCATAAGGCAAGGTGTTGTGGACAATGTGACAAACCCGTTATAAATGGAGAGGAAAGTAGGTGGAATAATTAATCATTACAATCAATGAAGGAGGTTGAAAGAGACAACAAAGATGAGTCCAAAAGGGAAGGCTCTAATTGGTAATAAGAGTTTCTGGCCAGTTATGGGTTCGAGACCAAAAGAGCTACGACTAATTGGAGCCCTT from Castanea sativa cultivar Marrone di Chiusa Pesio chromosome 11, ASM4071231v1 harbors:
- the LOC142614415 gene encoding uncharacterized protein LOC142614415; this encodes MGRMEGLLTNRAAKVAEKKKTGTSQVPPALPPPPPPAEPKLPAEDPKKKRKGDNEGTINKDPKKPRQQLPPAQQQKLDKGKGRARSVEIGEFKDEAEVRPAPTTWSPDLRLDGAPISCQSSIRAVQQGHAHHLAEVLERPLLLPKDMETLEKMGQPQLFLSLKRDLALAIQEVFVAEKFIEDTRKVARTELEIRLETEKSLGTALAENEKLTSEVSDLRREKNGVESNLKTMKTQIEGQRKLLHQRDEELSQAQRECSDLKKQLALMKEEASSFQLSLQAAKQASFDEGVATTEEQLTEEFAALCHEYCQKVWGEALNAAGVPQSSDLRKSENVWLPLEIQEIEEAPAATPTPETTLPALPPVVPQQIPDPTEPSGSNKEKEGGGDAEKDLSQTVEPNVPPTKTADKGKQILTPFELELRKTEGTSTSQQEPPPKA